The Sulfitobacter donghicola DSW-25 = KCTC 12864 = JCM 14565 genome has a segment encoding these proteins:
- the obgE gene encoding GTPase ObgE, which produces MKFLDLAKVYIRSGAGGGGCVSFRREKYIEYGGPDGGDGGGGGTVWAEAVDGLNTLIDFRYQQHFFAKNGQPGMGKQRTGKDGDDIVLRVPVGTEILDEDQETVIADMTELGQRVQLARGGNGGWGNLHFKSATNQAPRRSNPGQDGVERTLWLRLKLIADVGLLGLPNAGKSTFLAATSNARPKIADYPFTTLHPNLGVVGVDNTEFVVADIPGLIEGAHDGRGLGHRFLGHVERCAVLLHLIDGTSETITEDYQTIIGELEAYGGELADRPRITVLNKVDALDEEELASALKELTKACGGNVVMPMSGVAQTNTVEVLRALRAEIDDDRVRQKPAEEQAPWQP; this is translated from the coding sequence ATGAAGTTCCTCGATCTTGCCAAAGTTTACATTCGCTCCGGTGCTGGTGGCGGCGGCTGTGTTTCGTTTCGCCGCGAAAAATACATCGAATACGGTGGCCCTGATGGCGGTGATGGCGGCGGCGGCGGTACGGTCTGGGCCGAGGCCGTGGATGGGCTGAACACCCTCATTGATTTCCGCTATCAGCAGCACTTTTTCGCCAAAAACGGCCAGCCGGGCATGGGAAAACAGCGGACTGGTAAAGACGGGGACGATATTGTCCTGCGTGTTCCTGTGGGGACTGAAATTCTGGACGAAGATCAGGAAACCGTCATCGCGGATATGACCGAACTGGGCCAGCGTGTTCAGCTGGCGCGCGGCGGTAACGGGGGCTGGGGCAACCTGCACTTTAAATCCGCGACCAATCAGGCACCGCGTCGTTCTAACCCTGGGCAAGACGGGGTAGAGCGGACGCTTTGGCTGCGCCTGAAACTGATTGCGGATGTTGGTCTATTGGGCCTGCCAAACGCGGGGAAGTCGACCTTCCTTGCGGCGACGTCGAATGCGCGTCCAAAGATTGCGGATTATCCGTTTACAACGCTGCACCCGAACCTTGGGGTTGTTGGGGTTGATAACACTGAATTTGTTGTCGCGGATATTCCGGGTCTGATTGAGGGCGCACATGACGGGCGCGGCTTGGGGCATCGCTTTTTGGGCCATGTCGAACGCTGTGCTGTGCTGTTGCACTTGATCGACGGCACTTCCGAGACGATCACCGAAGATTACCAAACCATCATCGGAGAGCTCGAAGCCTATGGCGGTGAATTGGCCGACCGCCCGCGGATTACTGTCCTGAACAAAGTCGATGCTTTGGATGAGGAAGAGCTTGCAAGTGCATTGAAAGAGTTAACAAAAGCTTGCGGCGGCAATGTGGTAATGCCGATGTCGGGCGTGGCCCAAACCAATACAGTGGAGGTCCTGCGTGCCCTGCGCGCAGAGATTGACGATGACCGTGTCCGTCAAAAGCCAGCCGAGGAGCAAGCGCCTTGGCAACCCTAA
- a CDS encoding GNAT family N-acetyltransferase: protein MTRQGRTEFTVKLATSNAELRAAQRLRYDVFIEELGGSGELVDHENRLERDRFDPFFDHMILTPKDSDEVIGVYRLLRGAKAEQAGGFYSEGEYDLTVLKNSGRRLLELGRSCLHPDYRGGSAMHCLWGGVAEYVAQHRIEVLFGVASFHGTDIEKLAAPLSLLHERHLAPPELRVRAQDSAFQRMDLVDVDKCDRAAAMVQVPSLIKAYLRLGGTVGEGAFVDRDFNTTDVCLILDTAQMNARQARIYGGSRG, encoded by the coding sequence ATGACCCGTCAGGGCCGGACAGAGTTTACAGTGAAACTGGCAACATCCAATGCTGAGCTGCGCGCAGCGCAACGGCTTCGCTATGATGTGTTTATCGAAGAGCTGGGCGGCAGCGGAGAGCTGGTGGACCATGAAAACCGATTGGAACGCGATCGCTTTGATCCCTTTTTCGACCACATGATCCTGACCCCTAAAGATAGTGATGAGGTGATCGGCGTTTACCGTTTGTTACGCGGCGCCAAAGCCGAACAGGCGGGCGGCTTTTATTCCGAGGGTGAATATGACCTTACGGTTTTGAAAAACTCGGGCCGGCGGTTGCTGGAACTGGGGCGGTCCTGTTTGCATCCGGATTACCGCGGGGGCAGTGCGATGCATTGCCTTTGGGGGGGGGTGGCCGAATATGTTGCCCAGCACAGGATAGAAGTCCTTTTTGGCGTTGCCAGCTTTCATGGAACAGATATTGAAAAGCTTGCTGCGCCGTTGTCGTTACTGCATGAGCGCCATTTGGCGCCACCAGAATTACGTGTACGGGCACAAGACAGCGCGTTCCAGCGCATGGATCTGGTGGATGTGGACAAATGCGATCGCGCTGCCGCCATGGTACAGGTGCCCAGCCTGATCAAGGCGTATTTGCGGCTAGGGGGCACTGTGGGTGAGGGGGCGTTTGTGGATCGTGATTTTAACACAACGGATGTGTGTTTGATTTTGGATACGGCGCAGATGAACGCGCGGCAGGCCCGCATATAC
- a CDS encoding GNAT family N-acetyltransferase, whose amino-acid sequence MATLTQQETLNTSRFALRPVRMSDLTRIEHYASDLRLASSTPRIPHPLPPGVIEGYIERAMQPEREEDVWVIDSGDHDGGEVMGVISLMRLDRNQSEVSYWVAPPFWNTGVASKAVQALVKENPLGNDALFASVFHDNPASAKVLINAGFAYLGDAETFCLARGATVPTWTYSIKLR is encoded by the coding sequence ATGGCCACCTTAACGCAACAAGAAACTTTAAATACGTCCCGCTTTGCCCTGCGTCCTGTGCGCATGTCTGATCTGACGCGGATCGAACATTACGCCAGTGATCTTCGCCTCGCTAGCAGCACGCCGCGCATTCCACACCCGCTGCCACCAGGTGTGATTGAGGGCTATATCGAACGCGCCATGCAGCCCGAGCGTGAAGAAGACGTGTGGGTCATTGATAGTGGCGACCACGACGGCGGCGAAGTCATGGGCGTCATCAGCCTGATGCGTCTGGATCGCAACCAATCAGAGGTTTCCTATTGGGTTGCGCCGCCTTTCTGGAACACAGGTGTGGCCTCAAAGGCGGTGCAGGCACTGGTCAAAGAGAACCCGCTGGGCAATGACGCATTGTTTGCTTCGGTCTTTCACGATAACCCTGCCTCAGCCAAAGTACTCATCAACGCGGGGTTCGCCTATCTAGGTGACGCCGAAACATTCTGCCTTGCGCGCGGTGCGACCGTGCCAACATGGACCTACAGCATCAAGCTGCGGTAA
- a CDS encoding DUF3553 domain-containing protein, translating into MDDFNAILTPGMLVKHPQMPDWGVGQVQSNIGGKVTVNFRETGKVVIDSARIALLPVFET; encoded by the coding sequence ATGGATGATTTCAATGCAATATTGACGCCGGGAATGTTGGTAAAACATCCCCAAATGCCAGATTGGGGCGTTGGACAAGTGCAAAGCAATATCGGTGGAAAGGTCACCGTCAACTTTAGGGAAACGGGTAAAGTTGTGATCGATAGCGCTCGGATAGCTTTGCTCCCTGTGTTTGAAACGTGA
- a CDS encoding glutamate-5-semialdehyde dehydrogenase, with protein MTQTSDISTLMADIGARAKAAAAELATATAERKHAALISAAEAVWKNREAIFAANAEDMVFGTEKGLSPAMLDRLKLDEERLQGIIDGLRAIAEQADPVGEVISEWEQPNGLNIRRVRTPLGVIGVIYESRPNVTADAGALCLKAGNAVILRGGSESFHSSRALHACLQEGLRDANLPEDAILLVPTRDRAAVQEMLTMTDTIDVIVPRGGKGLVGLVQREARVPVFAHLEGIVHIYIDKEADAEKALKVVLNAKTRRTGICGAAECLLIHKDVAQTIGMGVIRALVDAGVEVRGDAELQQIQGVIAAADDDWGREFLDMIVAARQVDGIDQAIDHIRQYGSNHTDCIITEDADAAVKFMNTLDSAIIMHNASTQFADGGEFGMGAEIGIATGKMHARGPVGATQLTSFKYLVTGDGAIRS; from the coding sequence ATGACACAGACTTCTGACATTTCCACCTTGATGGCTGATATCGGCGCACGCGCAAAAGCGGCGGCCGCTGAATTGGCAACAGCCACAGCCGAGCGCAAACATGCTGCCTTGATTTCAGCCGCAGAAGCCGTTTGGAAAAACCGCGAAGCCATTTTTGCCGCTAATGCTGAAGATATGGTGTTTGGTACCGAAAAGGGCCTCAGCCCCGCGATGTTAGACCGCTTGAAGCTGGACGAAGAACGCTTGCAGGGGATTATCGACGGTTTGCGTGCCATTGCCGAACAGGCTGATCCCGTGGGCGAGGTGATCTCGGAATGGGAGCAGCCGAATGGTTTGAATATCCGCCGTGTGCGGACGCCTTTGGGGGTGATCGGGGTCATCTATGAATCGCGCCCGAATGTGACAGCCGATGCGGGTGCGCTTTGCCTCAAGGCAGGGAATGCGGTGATTTTGCGCGGCGGTTCCGAGAGTTTTCACAGCAGCCGCGCCTTGCATGCCTGCCTTCAGGAAGGGCTACGCGATGCGAACCTCCCCGAAGACGCGATCCTGCTGGTGCCCACCCGTGATCGCGCAGCGGTGCAGGAAATGCTGACGATGACAGATACAATTGATGTGATTGTGCCACGTGGCGGCAAGGGTCTGGTTGGTTTGGTCCAGCGGGAAGCTCGCGTGCCCGTGTTTGCGCACCTTGAGGGGATTGTTCACATCTATATCGACAAAGAGGCCGATGCAGAAAAGGCTTTGAAGGTCGTGTTGAACGCCAAAACCCGCCGCACAGGGATCTGTGGCGCGGCGGAATGTTTACTGATCCACAAAGACGTCGCTCAGACGATAGGCATGGGGGTGATCCGTGCGCTGGTTGATGCGGGCGTCGAAGTGCGTGGAGACGCTGAATTGCAGCAAATCCAAGGCGTTATCGCTGCCGCAGACGATGATTGGGGGCGCGAGTTTTTGGATATGATCGTTGCGGCCCGTCAAGTGGACGGGATCGACCAAGCGATTGATCACATCCGTCAATACGGCTCAAACCACACAGATTGCATCATCACCGAAGATGCGGATGCTGCGGTGAAATTTATGAATACGCTGGATAGTGCGATCATCATGCACAATGCCTCGACCCAGTTTGCGGATGGCGGAGAGTTTGGCATGGGGGCCGAGATCGGCATCGCCACGGGCAAGATGCATGCACGCGGCCCTGTCGGGGCGACCCAGCTCACCAGCTTTAAGTATCTGGTGACTGGAGATGGCGCGATCCGCAGTTAA
- a CDS encoding histidine phosphotransferase family protein produces MGQEFDFSALIGSRICHDLISPIGAINNGLELLQLTCPDGSMEMELIADSVKNASARIRFFRIAFGAASNQQVGPQEVISVLDDMYAGTRVSVVWGPQDGLPRDTVRLAFLALLCLETGMPFGGRIEVSFAEGQLVMKGHADKFTIDPALWGLLEGAIYEEKLLPAQLQFGLLPHLSQKSDRKLSIVKDENLITMTI; encoded by the coding sequence ATGGGCCAAGAATTCGACTTTTCTGCACTTATCGGCAGCCGGATTTGTCACGACCTAATATCGCCAATTGGCGCCATCAACAATGGTTTGGAGCTGTTACAGCTAACCTGCCCTGACGGCAGTATGGAAATGGAACTCATCGCGGATAGCGTGAAGAATGCAAGCGCCCGCATTCGTTTTTTCCGCATCGCATTCGGCGCTGCCAGCAACCAACAGGTTGGCCCCCAAGAGGTCATCTCGGTGCTGGACGATATGTATGCGGGGACGCGGGTATCGGTTGTTTGGGGCCCACAGGACGGGCTGCCGCGCGATACTGTGCGCTTGGCGTTTCTGGCGCTGCTATGCCTTGAAACCGGCATGCCATTCGGCGGCAGAATCGAAGTCTCCTTCGCGGAGGGTCAACTGGTCATGAAAGGCCATGCCGACAAGTTCACAATTGATCCCGCGCTCTGGGGCTTGCTCGAAGGGGCTATTTATGAGGAAAAACTGCTGCCAGCCCAGTTGCAGTTTGGCCTTTTGCCACATCTTTCCCAAAAATCAGATCGGAAGTTGTCGATCGTCAAAGATGAAAACCTCATCACAATGACGATTTAA
- the rpmA gene encoding 50S ribosomal protein L27 — protein MAHKKAGGSSRNGRDSAGRRLGVKKYGGEAVIPGNIVVRQRGTKFWPGENVGMGKDHTIFATVEGNVQFHKGLKNRTFISIVPVAEAAE, from the coding sequence ATGGCACATAAAAAAGCAGGCGGCTCGTCCCGTAACGGCCGCGACTCAGCTGGTCGTCGTCTTGGCGTAAAGAAATATGGCGGCGAAGCCGTGATCCCTGGCAACATTGTCGTGCGTCAGCGCGGCACAAAGTTCTGGCCTGGTGAAAACGTTGGCATGGGCAAAGACCACACAATCTTTGCAACTGTTGAAGGCAATGTTCAGTTCCACAAGGGCCTGAAAAACCGCACGTTCATCTCCATCGTTCCGGTGGCGGAAGCTGCTGAATAA
- a CDS encoding LysE family translocator, with protein MSISILPLAIFALSQVGTPGPANMALLATGARFGFRAALPFVAGVALGKQLIIWPIGFGLMELAASAPLLFAALKYVSAAYIIWLAWKVANLRLGQRETGARAPGFAAGLIVHPLNPKAWAMIVGSFTAFVGPDIAPFTATATVAAVLLACQLVMHPLWTLGGDAIARTVAGTRAEPYLMWTLAALTVASVLFVLFAGGS; from the coding sequence ATGAGCATTTCAATCCTTCCCTTGGCGATCTTTGCCTTGTCCCAAGTCGGCACACCGGGCCCTGCGAATATGGCTTTGCTTGCGACGGGCGCGCGTTTTGGTTTTCGGGCTGCATTGCCGTTTGTTGCGGGCGTTGCTTTGGGCAAACAGCTCATCATTTGGCCCATCGGCTTTGGCTTGATGGAGCTGGCGGCCTCGGCGCCGCTGCTGTTTGCCGCGCTTAAATATGTTTCTGCGGCCTATATCATTTGGCTGGCGTGGAAGGTTGCGAACCTGCGTTTGGGTCAGCGCGAGACTGGTGCGCGCGCCCCTGGTTTTGCGGCTGGATTGATCGTGCATCCGCTGAACCCCAAAGCATGGGCCATGATCGTCGGTAGTTTCACCGCCTTTGTCGGGCCCGACATCGCGCCATTTACCGCAACTGCTACGGTGGCGGCGGTGTTGTTGGCCTGCCAGCTGGTGATGCACCCGCTTTGGACATTGGGGGGCGACGCGATTGCCCGCACTGTTGCAGGCACCCGAGCCGAACCTTACCTGATGTGGACGCTTGCGGCGCTCACCGTTGCTTCGGTTTTGTTTGTTCTATTTGCTGGAGGATCCTGA
- the proB gene encoding glutamate 5-kinase, which yields MATLTDAKRIVIKIGSALLVDRETGDLRADWLASLAQDVAMLKQGGTDVVLVSSGSIALGRGVLGLGLGALALEQSQAAAAVGQIRLARAYEEVLAPHGIKTAQVLVTLEDSSDRRRYLNSRATLSSLLGYGAVPIVNENDTIATDEIRFGDNDRLAAQIAVTVGADQLILLSDVDGFYSANPSTDSTATRYDVIERITPEIEAMAGDAGSGLSKGGMKTKVMAAKTAVSAGCAMAITEGSVMRPLSALMNGANATWFTAQTDPQAARKSWIAALKPMGELTLDAGAVNALQRGNSLLPAGVTAVSGQFERGDSVALVGPDGAGVGFGLSRYTAGEAKQIKGHQSAEIEALLGYPGRAALIHRDDMAL from the coding sequence TTGGCAACCCTAACTGACGCCAAACGTATTGTTATAAAAATCGGCTCGGCGCTATTGGTTGACCGTGAAACGGGCGATCTGCGGGCGGATTGGCTTGCCTCGCTGGCGCAAGACGTTGCCATGCTAAAGCAGGGCGGAACCGATGTGGTTCTGGTGTCTTCGGGCTCGATTGCGCTGGGGCGTGGGGTTTTGGGCTTAGGCCTTGGCGCGCTGGCGCTTGAGCAGTCTCAGGCGGCGGCGGCAGTTGGCCAGATCCGTTTGGCCCGCGCCTACGAGGAAGTTTTGGCCCCGCATGGTATCAAGACCGCTCAGGTTCTTGTGACGCTTGAGGATAGTTCGGATCGGCGCAGATACCTCAATAGCCGCGCAACGCTGAGCAGTTTGCTGGGCTATGGGGCGGTGCCGATTGTGAATGAGAATGACACCATCGCGACGGATGAAATCAGATTTGGCGACAATGATCGTTTGGCGGCGCAAATCGCTGTGACAGTCGGCGCGGATCAATTGATCCTGCTGTCCGATGTAGACGGGTTTTATTCGGCAAACCCATCCACCGACAGCACCGCCACCCGCTATGACGTGATCGAACGGATCACACCCGAGATCGAAGCAATGGCAGGTGATGCGGGCTCAGGCCTGAGCAAAGGCGGGATGAAGACCAAGGTAATGGCGGCCAAGACGGCCGTTTCAGCCGGTTGTGCGATGGCGATCACCGAAGGGTCGGTCATGCGGCCGCTTTCTGCGTTGATGAACGGGGCAAATGCCACGTGGTTTACGGCGCAAACCGATCCCCAAGCGGCACGCAAAAGCTGGATTGCTGCGTTAAAGCCGATGGGAGAGTTGACCCTTGATGCGGGTGCGGTCAACGCTTTGCAACGCGGCAATAGCCTGCTGCCCGCGGGTGTAACCGCCGTTTCTGGCCAGTTTGAGCGCGGAGATTCCGTGGCTTTGGTCGGACCGGATGGGGCAGGGGTTGGCTTTGGCCTATCTCGTTATACGGCAGGTGAGGCGAAACAGATTAAAGGGCACCAAAGCGCAGAGATCGAAGCGCTATTGGGCTACCCTGGGCGTGCGGCATTGATCCACCGCGATGATATGGCTTTGTGA